A genome region from Drosophila simulans strain w501 chromosome 2R, Prin_Dsim_3.1, whole genome shotgun sequence includes the following:
- the LOC6734788 gene encoding serine/threonine-protein kinase meng-po isoform X1: protein MSKKPRGNIHKIREFELEKIQLVDEFDIIQIVGEGWFGKILLVEHRGSQTEMVLKAVPKPYVTLRDFYREFHYGLHLGVHRHIVTTYDVAFETAGFYVFTQEYAPLGDLTSNVTDSGVGEVYSKRVAKQLASAIDYMHSKDIVHRDIKLDNVLIYRSDFQRIKLCDFGESFPTGSTVERRNEWLPYSPPEVLEIKPEGSYKADPSHDVWQFGIVIFVCLTGCLPWQKAASDDPRYVRYLAWQGGLMMMPLRRTPRLFKLLTSNAQRMFKRFFARISNRPKSLADVTKFLDDRWLAKTAQKEMAEYETDELCPSMYSFHSSPDEKNKLLYTLADCGIETNVDRQQKKNRIKDWIESSIITEEDEEENEETNSASPSSSVSREPLPGHISSLRKPTSPAESAKEINSTLKDATQKHFDPRTGALQQGPSEMGQVAMAYSKSASPASNYSTTASTLNNADSLMTLGSRQDLLASNLTMYTSMETELNRLGEADPRLNQRTQSNNPLLTTFDVNTNPTAKNSIGVGTRGSSRSILKSSIATAAYPALGAFNHGQSHSLQQLNQHLQTSTGLTPSKSSFFRR from the exons ATCCAGCTTGTGGACGAGTTTGATATCATACAGATCGTTGGCGAAGGATGGTTCGGGAAGATTCTGCTGGTGGAGCATCGGGGATCACAGACGGAGATGGTCCTGAAAGCTGTGCCCAAACCATATGTGACACTGCGTGACTTCTACCGCGAATTCCACTATGGACTCCACCTGGGAGTTCATCGACACATTGTGACCACCTACGACGTGGCCTTTGAGACAGCGGGCTTCTACGTTTTCACCCAGGAGTATGCTCCACTAG GGGATCTCACATCGAACGTGACCGATTCGGGTGTGGGCGAAGTTTACAGCAAGCGGGTGGCGAAACAGTTGGCCTCGGCCATTGACTACATGCATTCAAA AGACATAGTGCATCGGGACATAAAGCTAGACAATGTGCTCATCTATCGCTCGGACTTCCAGCGCATCAAGCTCTGCGATTTCGGCGAGTCCTTTCCCACAGGCTCCACTGTAGAGCGACGCAACGAGTGGCTGCCCTACAGTCCGCCAGAAGTATTAGAAATCAAGCCCGAGGGCAGTTACAA AGCCGATCCCAGCCACGATGTTTGGCAGTTTGGCATTGTGATCTTTGTGTGTCTAACTGGCTGTTTGCCCTGGCAGAAGGCTGCCTCCGATGATCCGCGCTATGTGCGCTATCTGGCCTGGCAGGGCGGACTTATGATGATGCCGCTGCGGCGAACTCCACGACTCTTCAAGTTGCTCACCTCGAATGCGCAGCGGATGTTCAAGCGCTTCTTTGCCAGGATCTCCAATCGACCCAAGAGCCTGGCCGACGTTACCAAGTTCCTAGACGACCGCTGGCTGGCCAAGACCGCCCAGAAGGAGATGGCCGAGTACGAGACGGACGAGCTGTGCCCCTCCATGTACTCCTTCCACAGCAGCCCGGATGAGAAGAACAAGCTGCTCTACACCTTGGCCGACTGCGGTATCGAGACCAATGTGGACcggcagcagaagaagaacCGCATCAAAGACTGGATAGAGTCGTCCATTATCACGGAGGAGGACGAG GAGGAGAACGAGGAGACCAATTCGGCATCCCCATCTTCGTCGGTTTCGCGGGAGCCGCTGCCCGGACACATATCCTCGCTGCGCAAGCCCACAAGTCCGGCGGAGAGCGCCAAGGAGATCAACAGCACCCTGAAGGACGCCACCCAGAAGCACTTTGATCCGCGCACTGGTGCACTGCAGCAGGGACCCAGCGAGATGGGTCAGGTGGCCATGGCGTATTCCAAGTCGGCCAGTCCCGCCTCCAACTACAGCACCACAGCGTCCACGCTGAACAACGCGGACAGCCTGATGACACTGGGCTCGCGGcaggatctgctggccagcaaCCTGACCATGTACACGTCCATGGAGACCGAACTGAATCGTCTAGGTGAGGCTGATCCACGGCTGAACCAGCGCACCCAGAGCAACAATCCCCTGCTAACCACCTTCGATGTGAACACCAATCCCACCGCCAAGAACTCGATTGGAGTGGGCACCCGCGGCTCCAGTCGCAGCATCCTCAAATCCTCCATAGCCACCGCCGCTTATCCCGCTTTGGGCGCTTTTAACCACGGCCAGAGCCACAGCCTGCAGCAGCTGAACCAGCACCTCCAAACATCCACGGGCCTAACACCCAGCAAGAGCTCCTTCTTTCGGCGATGA
- the LOC6734788 gene encoding serine/threonine-protein kinase meng-po isoform X2, whose protein sequence is MSKKPRGNIHKIREFELEKIQLVDEFDIIQIVGEGWFGKILLVEHRGSQTEMVLKAVPKPYVTLRDFYREFHYGLHLGVHRHIVTTYDVAFETAGFYVFTQEYAPLGDLTSNVTDSGVGEVYSKRVAKQLASAIDYMHSKDIVHRDIKLDNVLIYRSDFQRIKLCDFGESFPTGSTVERRNEWLPYSPPEVLEIKPEGSYKADPSHDVWQFGIVIFVCLTGCLPWQKAASDDPRYVRYLAWQGGLMMMPLRRTPRLFKLLTSNAQRMFKRFFARISNRPKSLADVTKFLDDRWLAKTAQKEMAEYETDELCPSMYSFHSSPDEKNKLLYTLADCGIETNVDRQQKKNRIKDWIESSIITEEDEEENEETNSASPSSSVSREPLPGHISSLRKPTSPAESAKEINSTLKDATQKHFDPRTGALQQGPSEMGQVAMAYSKSASPASNYSTTASTLNNADSLMTLGSRQDLLASNLTMYTSMETELNRLELRDARHSSYANLPYASQVKDSAYGSVDVSEMAAAASRSPSLMKDTAYDRTTSSSSHNIARRQRR, encoded by the exons ATCCAGCTTGTGGACGAGTTTGATATCATACAGATCGTTGGCGAAGGATGGTTCGGGAAGATTCTGCTGGTGGAGCATCGGGGATCACAGACGGAGATGGTCCTGAAAGCTGTGCCCAAACCATATGTGACACTGCGTGACTTCTACCGCGAATTCCACTATGGACTCCACCTGGGAGTTCATCGACACATTGTGACCACCTACGACGTGGCCTTTGAGACAGCGGGCTTCTACGTTTTCACCCAGGAGTATGCTCCACTAG GGGATCTCACATCGAACGTGACCGATTCGGGTGTGGGCGAAGTTTACAGCAAGCGGGTGGCGAAACAGTTGGCCTCGGCCATTGACTACATGCATTCAAA AGACATAGTGCATCGGGACATAAAGCTAGACAATGTGCTCATCTATCGCTCGGACTTCCAGCGCATCAAGCTCTGCGATTTCGGCGAGTCCTTTCCCACAGGCTCCACTGTAGAGCGACGCAACGAGTGGCTGCCCTACAGTCCGCCAGAAGTATTAGAAATCAAGCCCGAGGGCAGTTACAA AGCCGATCCCAGCCACGATGTTTGGCAGTTTGGCATTGTGATCTTTGTGTGTCTAACTGGCTGTTTGCCCTGGCAGAAGGCTGCCTCCGATGATCCGCGCTATGTGCGCTATCTGGCCTGGCAGGGCGGACTTATGATGATGCCGCTGCGGCGAACTCCACGACTCTTCAAGTTGCTCACCTCGAATGCGCAGCGGATGTTCAAGCGCTTCTTTGCCAGGATCTCCAATCGACCCAAGAGCCTGGCCGACGTTACCAAGTTCCTAGACGACCGCTGGCTGGCCAAGACCGCCCAGAAGGAGATGGCCGAGTACGAGACGGACGAGCTGTGCCCCTCCATGTACTCCTTCCACAGCAGCCCGGATGAGAAGAACAAGCTGCTCTACACCTTGGCCGACTGCGGTATCGAGACCAATGTGGACcggcagcagaagaagaacCGCATCAAAGACTGGATAGAGTCGTCCATTATCACGGAGGAGGACGAG GAGGAGAACGAGGAGACCAATTCGGCATCCCCATCTTCGTCGGTTTCGCGGGAGCCGCTGCCCGGACACATATCCTCGCTGCGCAAGCCCACAAGTCCGGCGGAGAGCGCCAAGGAGATCAACAGCACCCTGAAGGACGCCACCCAGAAGCACTTTGATCCGCGCACTGGTGCACTGCAGCAGGGACCCAGCGAGATGGGTCAGGTGGCCATGGCGTATTCCAAGTCGGCCAGTCCCGCCTCCAACTACAGCACCACAGCGTCCACGCTGAACAACGCGGACAGCCTGATGACACTGGGCTCGCGGcaggatctgctggccagcaaCCTGACCATGTACACGTCCATGGAGACCGAACTGAATCGTCTAG AGCTTCGCGATGCCCGGCACTCGAGCTACGCTAATCTCCCATATGCTTCTCAAGTTAAAGACAGTGCCTACGGATCGGTCGATGTCAGCGAgatggcggcggcggccagcAGGAGTCCCTCGCTGATGAAGGACACCGCCTACGATCGCACCACCAGCTCCAGCAGCCACAACATCGCCCGGCGACAGCGCAGATAG
- the LOC6734788 gene encoding serine/threonine-protein kinase SBK1 isoform X3 has translation MSKKPRGNIHKIREFELEKIQLVDEFDIIQIVGEGWFGKILLVEHRGSQTEMVLKAVPKPYVTLRDFYREFHYGLHLGVHRHIVTTYDVAFETAGFYVFTQEYAPLGDLTSNVTDSGVGEVYSKRVAKQLASAIDYMHSKDIVHRDIKLDNVLIYRSDFQRIKLCDFGESFPTGSTVERRNEWLPYSPPEVLEIKPEGSYKADPSHDVWQFGIVIFVCLTGCLPWQKAASDDPRYVRYLAWQGGLMMMPLRRTPRLFKLLTSNAQRMFKRFFARISNRPKSLADVTKFLDDRWLAKTAQKEMAEYETDELCPSMYSFHSSPDEKNKLLYTLADCGIETNVDRQQKKNRIKDWIESSIITEEDEEENEETNSASPSSSVSREPLPGHISSLRKPTSPAESAKEINSTLKDATQKHFDPRTGALQQGPSEMGQVAMAYSKSASPASNYSTTASTLNNADSLMTLGSRQDLLASNLTMYTSMETELNRLVKDSAYGSVDVSEMAAAASRSPSLMKDTAYDRTTSSSSHNIARRQRR, from the exons ATCCAGCTTGTGGACGAGTTTGATATCATACAGATCGTTGGCGAAGGATGGTTCGGGAAGATTCTGCTGGTGGAGCATCGGGGATCACAGACGGAGATGGTCCTGAAAGCTGTGCCCAAACCATATGTGACACTGCGTGACTTCTACCGCGAATTCCACTATGGACTCCACCTGGGAGTTCATCGACACATTGTGACCACCTACGACGTGGCCTTTGAGACAGCGGGCTTCTACGTTTTCACCCAGGAGTATGCTCCACTAG GGGATCTCACATCGAACGTGACCGATTCGGGTGTGGGCGAAGTTTACAGCAAGCGGGTGGCGAAACAGTTGGCCTCGGCCATTGACTACATGCATTCAAA AGACATAGTGCATCGGGACATAAAGCTAGACAATGTGCTCATCTATCGCTCGGACTTCCAGCGCATCAAGCTCTGCGATTTCGGCGAGTCCTTTCCCACAGGCTCCACTGTAGAGCGACGCAACGAGTGGCTGCCCTACAGTCCGCCAGAAGTATTAGAAATCAAGCCCGAGGGCAGTTACAA AGCCGATCCCAGCCACGATGTTTGGCAGTTTGGCATTGTGATCTTTGTGTGTCTAACTGGCTGTTTGCCCTGGCAGAAGGCTGCCTCCGATGATCCGCGCTATGTGCGCTATCTGGCCTGGCAGGGCGGACTTATGATGATGCCGCTGCGGCGAACTCCACGACTCTTCAAGTTGCTCACCTCGAATGCGCAGCGGATGTTCAAGCGCTTCTTTGCCAGGATCTCCAATCGACCCAAGAGCCTGGCCGACGTTACCAAGTTCCTAGACGACCGCTGGCTGGCCAAGACCGCCCAGAAGGAGATGGCCGAGTACGAGACGGACGAGCTGTGCCCCTCCATGTACTCCTTCCACAGCAGCCCGGATGAGAAGAACAAGCTGCTCTACACCTTGGCCGACTGCGGTATCGAGACCAATGTGGACcggcagcagaagaagaacCGCATCAAAGACTGGATAGAGTCGTCCATTATCACGGAGGAGGACGAG GAGGAGAACGAGGAGACCAATTCGGCATCCCCATCTTCGTCGGTTTCGCGGGAGCCGCTGCCCGGACACATATCCTCGCTGCGCAAGCCCACAAGTCCGGCGGAGAGCGCCAAGGAGATCAACAGCACCCTGAAGGACGCCACCCAGAAGCACTTTGATCCGCGCACTGGTGCACTGCAGCAGGGACCCAGCGAGATGGGTCAGGTGGCCATGGCGTATTCCAAGTCGGCCAGTCCCGCCTCCAACTACAGCACCACAGCGTCCACGCTGAACAACGCGGACAGCCTGATGACACTGGGCTCGCGGcaggatctgctggccagcaaCCTGACCATGTACACGTCCATGGAGACCGAACTGAATCGTCTAG TTAAAGACAGTGCCTACGGATCGGTCGATGTCAGCGAgatggcggcggcggccagcAGGAGTCCCTCGCTGATGAAGGACACCGCCTACGATCGCACCACCAGCTCCAGCAGCCACAACATCGCCCGGCGACAGCGCAGATAG
- the LOC6734789 gene encoding 40S ribosomal protein S15 has protein sequence MADQVDESLKKKRTFKKFTYRGVDLDQLLDMPNNQLVELMHSRARRRFSRGLKRKPMALIKKLRKAKKEAPPNEKPEIVKTHLRNMIIVPEMTGSIIGVYNGKDFGQVEVKPEMIGHYLGEFALTYKPVKHGRPGIGATHSSRFIPLK, from the exons ATGGCCGAT CAAGTCGATGAAAGTCTGAAGAAGAAGCGTACCTTCAAGAAGTTCACCTACCGCGGTGTCGACTTGGACCAGCTTCTGGACATGCCCAA CAACCAGCTGGTGGAGCTGATGCACAGCCGTGCCCGCAGGCGTTTCTCCCGCGGACTGAAGCGCAAGCCAATGGCTCTGATCAAGAAGCTGCGCAAGGCCAAGAAGGAGGCACCGCCAAATGAGAAGCCCGAGATCGTCAAGACCCACCTGAGGAACATGATCATCGTACCCGAGATGACCGGCTCCATCATTGGTGTCTACAACGGCAAGGACTTCGGACAG GTGGAGGTCAAGCCCGAGATGATCGGTCACTACCTGGGCGAGTTCGCCCTGACCTACAAGCCCGTCAAGCACGGTCGTCCTGGTATCGGTGCCACCCACAGCTCCCGTTTCATTCCTCTGAAGTGA
- the LOC6734790 gene encoding serine protease snake, with product MQVIFGILLILAVIRNVLSELCDNGTGECKELSDTDCPSVFFHLHLIGKYVKYCDKSNGIVCCPLLINLQAQSQQFSADIGLRRFEKECRRFNEIRTSCRTTPFIVGGAKAAGREFPFMALLGQRGKNPSQIDWDCGAIIIHPKFVLTAAHCLETSETKEQRLDPNYDCPKYVVRLGELDYNSTTDDAQPQDFRVVNYVLHPAYGEDDDTGSRKNDIAVVELEEEATFSEYVAPACLPLDGGNEQLQVAAAGWGATSEGGHASSHLHKVSLDRFDVSQCSQRLEHKIDVRTQLCAGSRYTSADTCYGDSGGPLFVQHPNYSCLKQVIGITSYGLVCGVRGLPSVYTKVHLYTDWIENIVWGE from the exons ATGCAAGTGATATTCGGTATCCTGCTAATCTTAGCAGTAATACGCAATGTTTTATCCGAATTATGCGATAATGGAACTGGAGAGTGCAAGGAACTGAGTGACACGGATTGCCCGTCTGTATTCTTCCATCTGCACCTAATCGgaaaatatgtgaaatattGCGACAAATCCAACGGCATTGTTTGCTGTCCACTGCTCATCAATTTGCAAGCTCAATCGCAGCAGTTCTCCGCAGATATTGGCCTCAGGAGATTCGAAAAGG AATGCCGTCGCTTCAACGAGATAAGAACTTCCTGCCGCACCACCCCCTTCATTGTGGGTGGCGCCAAGGCCGCTGGCCGGGAATTTCCCTTCATGGCGCTGCTGGGTCAGCGCGGGAAAAACCCATCCCAAATCGACTGGGACTGCGGGGCCATCATCATCCATCCCAAGTTCGTGCTCACCGCCGCCCACTGCCTGGAAACCAGCGA GACCAAGGAGCAGCGTCTGGATCCCAACTACGATTGCCCCAAGTACGTGGTCAGACTGGGCGAACTGGACTACAATAGCACCACGGATGATGCCCAGCCGCAGGACTTCCGGGTGGTCAACTATGTGCTCCATCCGGCGTACGGCGAAGATGATGACACGGGCAGTCGCAAGAACGACATTGCCGTGGTGGAGCTGGAAGAGGAGGCGACTTTCAGCGAGTATGTGGCACCTGCCTGCCTGCCGCTCGATGGCGGAAATGAGCAACTGCAGGTGGCAGCCGCAGGATGGGGCGCCACCTCGGAGGGTGGACACGCCTCGTCGCATCTGCACAAGGTGAGCCTCGATAGATTCGATGTCAGCCAGTGCAGCCAGCGGCTGGAGCACAAGATCGATGTGCGCACCCAGTTGTGTGCGGGATCGCGGTACACCAGTGCGGATACTTGTTATGGCGACTCCGGCGGCCCGCTCTTCGTGCAGCATCCCAACTACTCGTGCCTGAAACAGGTGATTGGCATCACCTCCTACGGCCTGGTCTGCGGTGTCCGCGGGCTGCCCAGTGTGTACACCAAGGTCCATCTGTACACCGACTGGATCGAGAATATCGTGTGGGGCGAGTAG
- the LOC6734791 gene encoding uncharacterized protein LOC6734791: protein MMFAYTWQLAPLVLVVLATTMPTMAAPQQQEVPHALLDIETPNQFNYSPSPLAQPDSLRSKPYFDFLSTLYAHDTAKSNLFRPYSVRQRRDADVRKLSRPRRAIVFRPLFVYKQQEIRKQEIRDRNAQRRHDLNRLQRV from the exons ATGATGTTTGCGTACACTTGGCAA CTCGCTCCACTGGTCCTGGTCGTCCTGGCGACAACGATGCCGACGATGGCtgcaccgcagcagcaggaggtgCCCCACGCCCTGCTGGACATCGAGACGCCCAATCAGTTCAACTACAGTCCCTCGCCGCTGGCCCAGCCGGATAGCCTGCGATCCAAGCCGTACTTCGACTTCCTGAGCACCCTGTATGCCCACGATACGGCCAAGTCGAATCTGTTCCGGCCGTATTCGGTGCGCCAGCGCAGGGATGCGGATGTCCGGAAGCTGAGTCGTCCTCGCCGGGCCATCGTCTTTCGGCCGCTGTTCGTGTACAAGCAGCAGGAGATCCGGAAGCAGGAGATCCGGGACAGGAACGCCCAGAGGCGCCACGATCTGAACCGCCTGCAGCGGGTGTAG